Proteins encoded together in one Streptomyces sp. NBC_01408 window:
- a CDS encoding cytochrome P450 — MTSPHGHRLSYPFAVPVRLDLDPQYEECRRSEALTPVQPPYGDPSWLATRHEDIRTVLADPRFSRAEASRRDEPRVSPSPMGSGPLGMDPPEHTRHRQFLAAMLAFTPQRLEELRHDMFTHAHSLTDVMAAQGPPCDLVGDFVKPFASHVVYDLLGIPVGDRSDFLHWSEAFTNITLAVEDIQSRSVDLFEYIVKIITAWRGSGGGSDIAQLSEKATRRLPDLTDQELIEHLGQIIIAGPDITSAQLSNGLYALLSNPDQFDALRENPDLIPNAAEEILRYAPFPSHATFARYATEDIKIGATLVRQGEPVLAALASGNRDRSVFADPDVFDIERTDNAHLSFGFGPHQCIGAPLVRLQVQTALALLTDRFPRLRLAVPKADLPWRADPHIRRVERLPVTW, encoded by the coding sequence ATGACAAGTCCCCACGGGCATCGCCTCTCCTACCCGTTCGCCGTGCCGGTCCGCCTCGATCTCGACCCGCAGTACGAGGAATGCCGGAGGAGCGAAGCCCTGACTCCGGTTCAGCCTCCCTACGGTGACCCGTCCTGGCTCGCGACTCGCCATGAAGATATTCGGACGGTGCTCGCCGACCCGCGCTTCAGCCGGGCCGAGGCGTCACGACGGGACGAGCCTCGCGTCAGTCCATCGCCGATGGGTTCGGGCCCTCTGGGGATGGACCCACCGGAACACACAAGGCACCGGCAGTTCCTTGCGGCGATGCTCGCTTTCACCCCGCAGCGCCTCGAAGAACTACGGCACGACATGTTCACGCACGCCCATTCCCTCACCGACGTCATGGCGGCTCAGGGTCCGCCCTGCGACCTCGTCGGCGATTTCGTCAAACCCTTCGCCAGCCACGTTGTCTACGATCTGCTTGGGATTCCTGTCGGCGACAGGTCGGATTTCCTGCATTGGTCCGAGGCATTCACCAATATCACGCTGGCCGTTGAGGACATTCAGTCGAGATCCGTTGACCTTTTCGAATATATCGTCAAGATCATCACCGCCTGGCGCGGCTCGGGCGGCGGGTCCGATATTGCACAGCTATCGGAAAAAGCGACGCGGCGGTTGCCCGATCTCACCGACCAAGAACTCATCGAACATCTGGGTCAAATCATCATCGCCGGCCCGGACATCACCTCAGCGCAACTCTCAAACGGTCTCTACGCCCTGCTGAGCAACCCGGACCAGTTCGACGCCCTCCGTGAGAATCCGGACCTCATTCCGAATGCCGCCGAAGAGATCCTGCGTTACGCCCCCTTCCCTTCCCACGCGACCTTCGCCCGATACGCCACCGAGGACATCAAGATCGGTGCCACACTCGTCCGGCAGGGTGAGCCGGTCCTGGCCGCACTCGCCTCCGGCAACCGCGACCGGAGCGTCTTCGCCGATCCTGATGTCTTCGACATTGAGCGAACTGACAACGCCCACCTGAGCTTCGGCTTCGGCCCGCACCAATGCATCGGCGCGCCGTTGGTCAGGCTTCAGGTGCAAACTGCACTCGCGCTCCTGACGGACAGGTTTCCGAGGCTCAGGCTGGCGGTGCCCAAGGCCGACTTGCCCTGGCGTGCTGACCCGCATATCCGGCGCGTCGAGAGGCTCCCGGTCACCTGGTGA
- a CDS encoding wax ester/triacylglycerol synthase domain-containing protein, with protein MLHSDLDIRFGALFHLTGTPPSLERLRDHVAERATAIPAWGLTIDSDGRRHRWAALPPSFNHQVRERVLAPGTSPREAASEVNREPFAHGTPAWDFTLLHGYAPERYALFYRVGHGLQDGGGALRTAEIFFGGAPAAGERARSIPRTRLKRTAPSLRQLAHAAADLTRAAKSSGPWPRLGFTYSRERCHHWAEMPSNRLTAIARPHGGTRHDAFLAALARPLHQWLSHHGTVPCPSGVPVHIAVNVRDTHETDLPGNFVAPAGILLPSAGTGSDLVRAVVEATDHLKHPAHWAALRHITRGGSKTLEWAAVRWFNSPKRAAVLTSCVVVRRLLSLFGDPVCAIDPFTALPMGFPANVLMLSYQGRTSVAFVTDAALPGLDTLHTQWERAVADLTPVPMP; from the coding sequence ATGCTCCACTCCGACCTCGACATTCGGTTTGGGGCTCTCTTCCACCTCACCGGGACGCCCCCCTCCCTGGAGCGGCTGCGCGACCATGTCGCGGAACGGGCAACAGCCATTCCGGCCTGGGGACTGACCATCGACTCCGATGGACGGCGTCACCGCTGGGCTGCGTTGCCCCCCTCCTTCAACCACCAGGTCCGGGAGCGAGTGCTGGCACCAGGGACGTCGCCACGGGAGGCGGCGAGCGAGGTCAACCGCGAGCCCTTCGCTCACGGAACACCTGCCTGGGACTTCACTCTCCTCCACGGGTACGCCCCGGAGCGGTACGCGCTCTTCTACCGGGTCGGGCACGGCCTGCAGGACGGCGGGGGCGCCCTGCGGACAGCGGAGATCTTCTTCGGAGGCGCCCCGGCAGCCGGCGAGCGGGCCCGCAGTATCCCGCGCACCCGGCTCAAGCGGACGGCGCCGAGCCTTCGTCAGCTGGCTCACGCCGCAGCGGACCTGACACGCGCGGCGAAGTCGTCGGGGCCCTGGCCACGGCTCGGCTTCACCTATTCGCGGGAAAGGTGCCACCACTGGGCGGAGATGCCCTCAAACCGCCTGACGGCCATCGCACGCCCCCATGGCGGCACACGACACGACGCGTTCCTCGCTGCTCTCGCCCGCCCGCTCCACCAGTGGCTGTCACACCACGGCACGGTCCCATGCCCGTCCGGCGTCCCCGTGCACATCGCCGTCAACGTCCGCGACACCCACGAAACCGATCTGCCCGGCAACTTCGTCGCACCCGCAGGCATCCTGCTGCCCTCAGCCGGGACCGGCAGCGATCTGGTGCGCGCCGTCGTCGAGGCCACCGACCACCTCAAGCATCCCGCCCACTGGGCGGCATTGCGGCACATCACCCGCGGCGGTTCCAAAACCCTTGAGTGGGCCGCGGTCCGCTGGTTCAACAGCCCGAAGAGAGCTGCAGTTTTGACCTCATGTGTCGTGGTGCGTCGCCTGCTCAGCCTGTTCGGGGACCCTGTTTGCGCCATCGACCCGTTCACCGCGCTGCCCATGGGCTTCCCCGCCAACGTGCTGATGCTCAGCTATCAGGGTCGCACTTCGGTTGCTTTCGTCACCGACGCGGCCCTGCCGGGTCTAGACACCCTGCACACCCAGTGGGAGCGCGCCGTCGCCGACCTGACACCCGTGCCGATGCCCTGA
- a CDS encoding arylsulfatase translates to MIVLDDTGYGQFGCYGSPLQTPRIDSLAAGGLLYNNMHTTALCSPSRSCIITGRNHHANAMAAITEMATGYPGYNGNIPFENGFLSEMLLEHGYNTYMLGKWHLMPSEQESPAGPYARWPLGRGYERFYGFLGGDTNQWYPELVYDNHQVEPPASPEQGYHFTADLADKAILFISDAKQVAPDKPFFLNFSTGATHAPHHVPREWADRYRGQFDDGWDAYREVTFANQKRLGIVPPGTELSRHDPDVPDWESLNPDARHLAARMMEVYAGFLSHTDDQIGRLLDFLQETGELDNTLIMVVSDNGASAEGGVTGTTNEAQFFNNAPEPIEDSLRAIDELGGPTTFNHYPWGWTWAGNTPFRRWKRETYRGGASDPFLVHWPRGITARGEVRTQYAHLVDIVPTVLDVLGIEPPDTIKGVTQSPLHGVSFAHTFDKPNAKTRHHTQYFEMLGHRAIDHNGWRAVCPWPGPSFTEADQPFGTPITSETLAGLDANSWELYHVDEDFAETRDVAAEHRDKVIEMVSLWYVEAGKYGVLPIDGSVLARMSVERPQITTARTSYTFRPGTQTLPTSVAPRVLNRPHSVTADVEIPADGAEGVLMSQGSGAGGWSLYIKDGKLTYVHNYVSRAIYTVSSPDPVPTGRHELRFEFEPTGKPDLAAGKGMPGRAQLYIDRTLVAETDVAVTTPIVFNPGGLTCGANPGQPVTPDYQAPFRFTGTLHTVTVDVSGELITDADSEMRMHMARQ, encoded by the coding sequence ATGATCGTGCTCGACGACACGGGCTACGGGCAGTTCGGCTGCTACGGCAGTCCGCTGCAGACACCCCGTATCGACTCTCTGGCCGCGGGCGGTCTGCTCTACAACAACATGCACACCACGGCCCTCTGCTCGCCGTCGCGTTCCTGCATCATCACCGGCCGCAACCATCACGCCAACGCCATGGCGGCGATCACCGAGATGGCCACCGGGTACCCGGGCTACAACGGCAACATCCCGTTCGAGAACGGGTTCCTGTCCGAGATGCTGCTGGAGCACGGCTACAACACGTACATGCTCGGCAAGTGGCACCTGATGCCCTCGGAGCAGGAGTCCCCCGCCGGCCCGTACGCCCGCTGGCCGCTGGGCCGCGGCTACGAGCGGTTCTACGGCTTCCTCGGCGGCGATACCAACCAGTGGTATCCCGAACTCGTGTACGACAACCACCAGGTCGAGCCCCCCGCCTCACCAGAGCAGGGATACCACTTCACGGCGGACCTGGCGGACAAGGCGATTCTCTTCATCTCCGATGCCAAGCAGGTCGCCCCCGACAAGCCGTTCTTCCTCAACTTCTCCACCGGAGCAACCCACGCACCGCACCATGTGCCGCGTGAGTGGGCGGACCGCTACCGGGGGCAGTTCGACGACGGCTGGGACGCCTACCGCGAAGTGACGTTCGCGAATCAGAAGAGACTGGGCATCGTCCCTCCCGGCACCGAGCTGTCCCGCCACGACCCGGACGTCCCGGACTGGGAGTCCCTGAACCCGGACGCCCGGCACCTCGCCGCACGCATGATGGAGGTCTACGCCGGATTCCTCTCCCACACGGACGACCAGATCGGGCGGCTCCTGGACTTCCTCCAGGAGACCGGCGAGCTCGACAACACGCTGATCATGGTTGTCTCCGACAACGGAGCCAGCGCGGAGGGCGGGGTCACCGGGACCACGAACGAGGCGCAGTTCTTCAACAACGCCCCCGAGCCGATCGAGGACAGTCTGCGGGCCATCGACGAACTCGGCGGCCCGACCACGTTCAACCACTACCCCTGGGGCTGGACATGGGCGGGCAACACCCCGTTCCGGCGCTGGAAGAGGGAGACCTACCGCGGAGGCGCCAGCGACCCGTTCCTCGTGCACTGGCCGCGTGGTATCACGGCGAGAGGAGAGGTGCGCACCCAGTACGCACACCTCGTGGACATTGTCCCCACCGTCCTGGACGTCCTCGGCATCGAGCCGCCCGACACCATCAAGGGCGTCACCCAGTCCCCCCTGCACGGCGTCAGCTTCGCCCACACCTTCGACAAGCCGAACGCGAAGACCCGCCACCACACCCAGTACTTCGAGATGCTCGGACACCGCGCCATCGACCACAACGGCTGGCGCGCCGTGTGCCCCTGGCCCGGACCCTCCTTCACCGAGGCTGACCAGCCCTTCGGCACACCCATCACCTCCGAGACGCTCGCCGGACTCGACGCCAACTCCTGGGAGCTCTACCACGTAGACGAGGACTTCGCGGAGACCCGTGACGTTGCCGCAGAGCACCGCGACAAGGTCATCGAAATGGTGTCCCTGTGGTACGTGGAGGCCGGCAAGTACGGCGTGCTCCCGATCGACGGCAGCGTCCTGGCACGGATGAGCGTGGAACGTCCGCAGATCACCACAGCCCGGACCAGCTATACCTTCCGGCCCGGCACCCAGACCCTGCCGACCTCCGTCGCCCCACGCGTCCTCAACCGCCCGCACAGCGTCACCGCCGACGTGGAGATCCCCGCCGATGGCGCCGAAGGCGTACTGATGAGCCAGGGTTCAGGTGCGGGCGGCTGGAGCCTCTACATCAAGGACGGCAAGCTGACGTACGTCCACAACTACGTCTCGCGAGCCATCTACACCGTGTCCTCGCCCGACCCGGTGCCCACGGGCCGGCACGAGCTGCGCTTCGAATTCGAACCGACGGGCAAACCCGACCTGGCCGCCGGCAAAGGCATGCCCGGGCGCGCCCAGCTCTACATCGACCGCACCCTGGTGGCAGAAACCGATGTCGCGGTGACCACCCCCATCGTCTTCAACCCCGGCGGCCTGACCTGCGGCGCCAACCCCGGCCAACCGGTCACGCCCGATTACCAGGCACCGTTCCGGTTCACCGGCACACTCCACACCGTGACCGTCGACGTGTCGGGCGAGCTCATAACCGACGCGGACAGCGAGATGCGCATGCACATGGCCAGGCAGTGA
- a CDS encoding SRPBCC family protein has protein sequence MVRHWHSLTPSGDAFLKSAPFCYVHSIETTVSVERLWEVLAGDALVRWVRVFTGLRWVSPHPFGVGTVREVTLLGMFTARERFFRWGEGHRFTFSVFEASLPGLRRAAEDWIIEPTPSGSRLTWTMAIEPHRLATPLLWISSPLIGLMNRRALRTIRIRVGS, from the coding sequence ATGGTCCGGCATTGGCATTCACTCACGCCGAGTGGGGACGCGTTCCTCAAGTCCGCGCCCTTTTGTTACGTGCATTCGATTGAGACCACGGTTTCGGTCGAGCGACTCTGGGAAGTTCTTGCCGGTGATGCATTGGTCCGCTGGGTTCGCGTGTTCACCGGCCTCCGCTGGGTTTCGCCACACCCGTTCGGCGTCGGGACTGTGCGAGAAGTGACGCTGCTGGGAATGTTCACCGCCCGTGAGCGCTTCTTCCGCTGGGGCGAGGGGCACCGGTTTACATTCAGCGTCTTCGAGGCGTCCCTCCCCGGCCTGCGCCGGGCGGCGGAGGACTGGATCATCGAGCCCACCCCCTCGGGCTCACGTCTCACCTGGACGATGGCCATCGAGCCACACCGCCTGGCCACCCCGCTGTTGTGGATCAGCAGCCCACTCATCGGGCTCATGAATCGTCGCGCCCTGCGGACGATCCGCATCCGCGTCGGGAGCTGA
- a CDS encoding DUF6230 family protein — MPHRAGKTSWKRFAAVLVPGVTAAAALGISMAQGALAASFFISGQKFQVAVDTLNADGLSIYGMVDVTRKGTLVPVVVTGVSRAKISGLCQSVVVPIPVLGPYTLRLTGGEQSQVQAKNLFLDATSLSIGQANFDNIDIGVAAGSVSKGPINPADKDSRFFDPNGFAQQANSAVLSNVHATTVAVSAATFNVPDLDVRLKQGHHECF, encoded by the coding sequence ATGCCGCACCGCGCCGGCAAGACCTCCTGGAAACGCTTCGCCGCCGTTCTCGTCCCCGGCGTCACGGCCGCCGCGGCCCTCGGGATCAGCATGGCGCAAGGAGCACTGGCCGCGTCGTTCTTCATCTCCGGCCAGAAGTTCCAGGTGGCCGTGGACACGCTGAACGCGGATGGGCTGAGCATCTACGGCATGGTGGACGTGACCAGGAAGGGAACCCTCGTGCCGGTCGTGGTCACCGGGGTGAGCCGTGCGAAGATCAGCGGGCTGTGCCAGTCCGTGGTGGTCCCGATCCCGGTCCTCGGCCCGTACACCCTCAGACTCACCGGCGGCGAGCAGAGCCAGGTCCAGGCGAAGAACCTGTTCCTCGACGCGACCTCCCTGTCGATCGGACAGGCGAACTTCGACAACATCGACATCGGAGTGGCGGCCGGCTCCGTCAGCAAGGGCCCGATCAATCCGGCGGACAAGGATTCCCGGTTCTTCGACCCCAACGGCTTTGCCCAGCAGGCGAATTCGGCCGTCCTGAGCAACGTGCACGCGACCACCGTCGCGGTCTCGGCCGCCACGTTCAACGTCCCGGACCTCGACGTGCGACTCAAACAAGGCCATCACGAGTGCTTCTGA
- a CDS encoding DUF6114 domain-containing protein: MFLDLFGRHRNVRVGAAGARHQFRIWRGKRPFWAGLFTLVAALPIIYIPYAHLDFGSIPLALSTAGGAGSLVIGVLLVALGLSLWFHQQVRVFAGITVILLALVSFPVANLGGLLIGLFSGLIGGSLACAWIPPTGTSEPQPATNHAPTTIPAGEEHGEE, translated from the coding sequence GTGTTCCTCGACCTCTTCGGAAGACACCGGAACGTGCGCGTCGGGGCAGCCGGCGCACGCCATCAATTCAGGATCTGGCGGGGCAAACGTCCCTTCTGGGCCGGGCTGTTCACCCTCGTGGCGGCGCTCCCGATCATCTACATCCCGTACGCACACTTGGACTTCGGATCCATCCCGCTGGCGCTGTCGACCGCAGGCGGTGCGGGGTCGCTGGTCATCGGGGTTCTCCTTGTGGCCCTGGGCCTCTCCCTCTGGTTCCACCAGCAGGTGCGCGTTTTCGCCGGCATCACGGTGATCCTGCTTGCCCTCGTGTCGTTTCCCGTCGCCAACCTCGGGGGCCTCCTCATCGGGTTGTTCTCCGGCCTGATCGGCGGCTCCCTGGCCTGCGCCTGGATCCCCCCGACGGGCACCTCCGAACCGCAGCCCGCAACGAACCATGCACCAACGACCATCCCCGCGGGTGAGGAGCACGGTGAGGAGTGA